The nucleotide window ATATGGTATGAATATAATTAAACCAATAATGCTTGCTACAAAGGCTGCAAGTAAGACTGCGCCAGCCGCTACATCCTTGGCTTTTTTCGCTTCATCAATGTATTGCTCTGTAGCGACATCTACTGCTCTTTCTATCGCTGTATTGACCATCTCAAGTGTTAATACACCAAATATGGAAAGAATTAACAAGATCCACTCTGATTTAGTAACATGAAAAAAGAAGCCACAAATGACAACAGCAAGTGCTGCAAATGTATGAAAACGCATATTCCGTTCTTCTAAAAAAGCCGTTTTTAAACCTGTGAATGCATGCTGAAATGATTCTGTATAGTTTTTACTACGTTTATACTTTCTATCTTTCAAGTCCATAAGCATCCAACACTTCTTTTTGTAAGCCAAACATAATCTTTTCTTCGTCTGGATCCATGTGATCATATCCAAGCAAGTGTAGTAAACCATGAACTGCTAGAAACCCCAGCTCTCTTGCTTTTGTATGCCCATAATCTTTTGCTTGTTCTTCTGCTTTTTCAGTGGAAATAATAATATCTCCAAGCATTTTAGGTGTTTCTAAATCAAAATCGGCCCAGTCTATTTCCGTTTCCCCTTCGCCAAGTTCTTCTAGCGCAAAAGAAATAACATCCGTTGCTTGATCTTTATTTCGATAGTCGCGATTGATTTCTCGAATACCTTCGTTGGTCGTAAAAGTTAAGGAAAGTTCTGTTCCTTTATCCATTTTTAAATAATCTGCCGCAAATTGCAAAATATTTTCTACTAGTTTTTTGTCTTCTGTTGGGAGTTCTTTTGTTTCATCTATTAAATCGATTTCTAAGACTGTCATTTTTTGCCCTCCTCTTTCAATCTTTATCATCTGGATATTGAATTCGTTGATGATATATCCCGTTCAATGTGGTAATTAATGTATCACGAATGGTTTTAATTTCTTTTATAGTAATGTCACATTCTGTAAATTGCCCATCAAGAAAACGGTCTTTAATAATGCCATCAATAATTTCTGTTATTTTGGCCATAGTTGGCTCTGCGGCAGATCGCACTGCTGCTTCAACGCTGTCAGATATATTGATTATCGCGATTTCTTTTGTTTGTGGTTTTGGACCGCTATAACGATAATCACTTTCTTTTATGTCTGGATTCGTTTCTTTCGATTTATAGTAAAAATATTTGAGCAATGTCGTACCATGGTGCTGCAAGGCGATATCGATAATTGGTTGCGGCATGTGATTTTCTTTTAGAATCTCTGCCCCGTCTTTTGTATGCGAAAGAATTATATCACGACTTTGCTCTGGTGTCAGCCTATCGTGCGGATTAATTCCTTGTAATTGATTCTCTACAAAGTATGGCGGCCGTAATGTTTTACCAATGTCATGATAAAAGCAACCAACACGTACGAGCAAACTGTTTGCACCGATTTTATCTGCACACGCTTCCGCTAAATTAGCTACCATCATACTGTGGTGATAAGTTCCTGGAGCTTTCATTAAGATTTTTTTTAGTAATGGATGATTTGGATTAGCAAGTTCAACCAAACGACTTGTAGTTAATAGTCCAAAGATTGTTTCAAATAAAGGAATAAGCCCGATACCTAAAATAAATGCGCCAAATCCTCCAACAAAGGCATAACCGAGAGACATCACGGTTGAAAATTGGAAGATAGTGTTGTTGTTAATGAGTAAAAGCATAAACACATAACCCATATTAATTAAACCAACCATAAATCCAGAAAATACGATAGCAGAACGTCTACTGTAGTCACGCAATGCTACCACACTTGTTATCCCACTTAATAAAATAAAAATAGTTATTCCGCTAGTGGAATCGCTTTGGAAAACAAAAAGGCTTGTTGCTGCCATATAGACAACACTTAAAAAGGCATATTTTTCGTTCAGCAAAATTTTCAGAATCATTGGAGCAAAAGCCGCGGGGAAGAGATAAGAAATATTAGATATTCCCTGCGTTTCTAAGAATAATATAATCATTAACATGACAAGTGATGTCAAATAAACCGAGGAAAAAATAAGCATTGTCTGCATTTTCTTTTCTTTTGGTTGTGTTTGTTTTTTGGTGTAGAGAAATAGGATTGCGGCGAGTGCAATAATAAACACTGCAAAACCAGCATATTGTTTTACAGGCATTTTTTGATCCAACAAGTGCAGCATGTTTAATTGGCGATAAGTTTCTCTATCGACAATTTGCCCCTCTTGCACAATCACTTGGCCTTGCAAAATTTTCACTGGTACAACAGCTTGTGCTGCTTCTTTACGTCTGTCTTCTGTCTGTTCTTCACTATAAGTTTCATTTGGCACAATAGCATAAGAAACTAATGCCTTGGATACATTTTTGTAGTAAGAAGGAATCGCAGAAAGTTCAATATCATCACGTGCTCTAATTTTAGCAGCATTTAGATTTTCCTCACGAATGTTGTCTTCCATTGTTTTGGCTACTTCTGTCGTAATAACTTCTTCCATGGTATTAAAGTCTTTACTGTCCGCTTCAAGCAATGTTGTAAATATCTCATCTGAAATATTTGACGTAATTTTTTCAGAAACGTTGCTAGACAGCTTTGTTTTCAAGCTTTTTAGTTTGGCTTCTGTAGTAGTTGGGGCTGGGACAGGTTTGTTTTCTTTTTCTGCCTTTGCTTTATTTTTCGCGTCCGTTTCTTTAGCTTCCGTATTTACTTCATTGACATAAGCAAATAAACTTTTGACGAGAGCTACTCGATTTTGTCCTGTTTCACGATTATATACATAAACATCTTCCACATCAGCACTAGCTTTAGCGCGTTCTTCTTTTGTTTTTTCTGTATCTTCTACGGTTTGCGGAGAACGAATT belongs to Listeria ivanovii subsp. ivanovii and includes:
- a CDS encoding diacylglycerol kinase family protein, producing the protein MLMDLKDRKYKRSKNYTESFQHAFTGLKTAFLEERNMRFHTFAALAVVICGFFFHVTKSEWILLILSIFGVLTLEMVNTAIERAVDVATEQYIDEAKKAKDVAAGAVLLAAFVASIIGLIIFIPYFCQMFL
- the ybeY gene encoding rRNA maturation RNase YbeY, which translates into the protein MTVLEIDLIDETKELPTEDKKLVENILQFAADYLKMDKGTELSLTFTTNEGIREINRDYRNKDQATDVISFALEELGEGETEIDWADFDLETPKMLGDIIISTEKAEEQAKDYGHTKARELGFLAVHGLLHLLGYDHMDPDEEKIMFGLQKEVLDAYGLER
- a CDS encoding HD family phosphohydrolase, whose product is MKLTKKWRNWYIESGKKYLFPVLLICFAVIAYFLVCQMTKPESYNVKLFQVAEKTIRSPQTVEDTEKTKEERAKASADVEDVYVYNRETGQNRVALVKSLFAYVNEVNTEAKETDAKNKAKAEKENKPVPAPTTTEAKLKSLKTKLSSNVSEKITSNISDEIFTTLLEADSKDFNTMEEVITTEVAKTMEDNIREENLNAAKIRARDDIELSAIPSYYKNVSKALVSYAIVPNETYSEEQTEDRRKEAAQAVVPVKILQGQVIVQEGQIVDRETYRQLNMLHLLDQKMPVKQYAGFAVFIIALAAILFLYTKKQTQPKEKKMQTMLIFSSVYLTSLVMLMIILFLETQGISNISYLFPAAFAPMILKILLNEKYAFLSVVYMAATSLFVFQSDSTSGITIFILLSGITSVVALRDYSRRSAIVFSGFMVGLINMGYVFMLLLINNNTIFQFSTVMSLGYAFVGGFGAFILGIGLIPLFETIFGLLTTSRLVELANPNHPLLKKILMKAPGTYHHSMMVANLAEACADKIGANSLLVRVGCFYHDIGKTLRPPYFVENQLQGINPHDRLTPEQSRDIILSHTKDGAEILKENHMPQPIIDIALQHHGTTLLKYFYYKSKETNPDIKESDYRYSGPKPQTKEIAIINISDSVEAAVRSAAEPTMAKITEIIDGIIKDRFLDGQFTECDITIKEIKTIRDTLITTLNGIYHQRIQYPDDKD